A genomic segment from Vidua macroura isolate BioBank_ID:100142 chromosome Z, ASM2450914v1, whole genome shotgun sequence encodes:
- the HAPLN1 gene encoding hyaluronan and proteoglycan link protein 1, which produces MKALLFLALISACGAEPHPGNSSLEHERIVHIQAENGPRLLVVAEQAKIFSHRGGNVTLPCKFYHEHTSTAGSGTHKIRVKWTKLTYDYLKEVDVFVAMGHHRKSYGSYQGRVSLRESSENDASLVITNIRLEDYGRYKCEVIEGLEDDTAVVTLNLEGVVFPYSPRLGRYNLNFHEAQRACAEQDSVMASFDQLYDAWRSGLDWCNAGWLSDGSVQYPITKPREPCGGRNTVPGVRNYGFWDKEKSRYDVFCFTSNFNGRFYYLIHPTKLTYDEAVQACLKDGSQIAKVGQIFAAWKLLGYDRCDAGWLADGSVRYPISRPRKRCSPSEAAVRFVGFPDKKHKLYGVYCFRAYN; this is translated from the exons AAAACGGGCCCCGTCTCCTCGTGGTAGCAGAGCAAGCCAAAATCTTCTCCCACCGCGGCGGCAACGTGACACTGCCGTGCAAATTCTACCACGAGCACACCTCCACCGCCGGCTCGGGAACCCACAAAATCCGCGTCAAGTGGACCAAACTCACCTACGATTACCTCAAGGAAGTGGACGTGTTCGTGGCCATGGGGCACCACAGGAAGAGCTACGGGAGCTACCAGGGCAGGGTGTCCCTGCGGGAGAGCAGCGAGAACGACGCCTCGCTCGTCATCACCAACATCAGGCTGGAGGACTACGGCAGGTACAAGTGCGAGGTGATCGAAGGGCTGGAGGATGACACGGCAGTGGTGACTCTCAATTTGGAAG gtgtGGTGTTCCCCTACTCCCCGCGGCTGGGGCGGTACAACCTGAACTTCCACGAGGCGCAGCGGGCGTGCGCGGAGCAGGACTCGGTGATGGCCTCCTTTGACCAGCTCTACGACGCCTGGAGGTCGGGGCTGGACTGGTGCAACGCCGGCTGGCTCAGCGATGGCTCCGTGCAGTACCCCATCACCAAGCCCAGGGAGCCCTGTGGGGGCAGGAACACCGTGCCCGGAGTCAGGAATTACGGGTTCTGGGACAAGGAGAAGAGCCGCTACGACGTCTTCTGCTTCACGTCCAACTTCAACG gCCGCTTCTACTACCTGATCCACCCCACCAAGCTGACCTACGACGAGGCCGTGCAGGCGTGCCTGAAGGACGGTTCCCAGATCGCCAAGGTGGGGCAGATCTTCGCGGCCTGGAAGCTGCTGGGCTACGACCGCTGCGACGCGGGCTGGCTGGCGGACGGCAGCGTGCGCTACCCCATCTCCCGGCCGCGGAAGCGCTGCAGCCCCAGCGAGGCCGCCGTGCGCTTCGTCGGCTTCCCCGACAAGAAGCACAAGCTGTACGGTGTCTACTGCTTCAGGGCCTACAACTGA